One genomic window of Caldivirga maquilingensis IC-167 includes the following:
- a CDS encoding ATP-binding protein — protein sequence MRRIKLRFSGQEIEFTDREVAIRQIEKLAEKGTWNPVVIYGPEGCGKSAFLKQAVEVLGEYDYSVVKVSPLEDESNEKLRYSEELRGLFRDIMTRIPTPFNDASALIDIAISLLYDVVRRRIRRKIALLADDVFQAIGLDKAELLVKRLLNMIEYSSVDYERIVVIVATSEGVTWGRIGRHRWAEIMAMWNMPREGFGKLYNALPGPKPPFEEVWRWTGGNPKALEMLYKKGWDINNVVNEVIFQRKVTELVSQLNETEKEILEQALEDPDVLLRRIRDGEKLLNTLIDMNLVLRVPEFRTEYLWVDQPPPERDLGLGIGRYYTWQTPLHREAVRRALEN from the coding sequence ATGAGGCGCATTAAGCTAAGATTCTCAGGGCAGGAGATTGAATTCACAGACCGTGAAGTAGCCATTAGGCAGATTGAGAAATTGGCTGAGAAGGGTACGTGGAACCCAGTAGTCATATACGGGCCTGAGGGTTGCGGTAAGTCCGCGTTCTTAAAGCAAGCTGTTGAGGTTCTTGGGGAGTATGATTACTCTGTTGTTAAGGTAAGTCCACTTGAGGATGAGTCCAATGAGAAGTTAAGGTACTCTGAGGAGTTGAGGGGATTGTTCAGGGACATAATGACCCGCATACCCACCCCCTTCAATGATGCGTCAGCCTTAATTGACATAGCTATCTCACTACTCTACGATGTGGTGAGGAGGAGGATTAGGCGAAAAATAGCCCTACTAGCCGATGACGTATTCCAGGCCATTGGCCTAGACAAGGCAGAACTACTAGTTAAAAGACTCCTAAACATGATAGAGTACTCATCGGTTGATTATGAAAGGATTGTGGTGATAGTGGCCACAAGTGAGGGGGTGACTTGGGGGCGTATTGGGCGTCATAGGTGGGCTGAGATAATGGCAATGTGGAACATGCCCAGGGAGGGGTTTGGGAAGCTTTACAACGCATTGCCTGGGCCGAAACCACCATTTGAGGAAGTATGGAGGTGGACGGGCGGGAACCCTAAGGCATTGGAAATGCTGTATAAGAAGGGATGGGATATAAATAATGTGGTGAATGAAGTAATCTTTCAACGTAAAGTAACGGAGCTAGTAAGTCAGCTGAACGAGACGGAAAAGGAGATACTGGAGCAGGCATTGGAGGATCCAGACGTATTACTGAGAAGAATCCGCGATGGAGAAAAACTACTGAACACGCTAATAGACATGAACCTCGTATTGAGAGTGCCTGAATTCAGGACTGAGTACTTATGGGTCGACCAACCACCACCTGAGAGGGATCTTGGACTCGGCATTGGCAGGTACTACACGTGGCAGACGCCGCTGCACAGGGAGGCTGTGAGGAGAGCCTTGGAAAACTGA
- a CDS encoding DUF4129 domain-containing protein gives MVNVRSIAIALTMVAILLTSAYLTRLITQPSPHVYTVTSTTPAPLVQYYVNQPSLLNNTQLTSLIKAIAKTNLAPVIEGAITGEAGNTLLSLLELRQYNESMTKAFLNGNLTGARLIALNGVNEASSIYNSLIPLLAKLISILPPEYGQYIESYNKSLVDYLIRLNESFLRVLNTNYTGTRIIIHVNATNVVPGEGLVVTGRLINALGEPIVNASIAVMINDTLINVTKTSLGGWFNLTISSLRVYGHVVDLTAVFNSSIYSTYLPARGIVNITVNTLNSTIIAEAKPTLWGSPIIIMGFVNGSGRVVSIKAGSIRINTTTDELGFFNASIPTSPLRPGVVNITLYAEPKGPYAPVSLSINATIIALSPSVKVKAPTLVTGMPTGIAVELTPLNATGVNVTLVTPSGNESFILSRSHEVIPVKLPLTLGSGVYKFTIVAGGRPPYAQSILYFNALVINPIQLTAPLILALTILLMYNRRSISGPSEHGVNEVKVPVSGVEVKQLPLLIPYDSSRLNDPNVRIIVTQFSKALRHIINKTGNAPNPSETPREYLSRVRGLLSSGEYLTVSELLGIYEEAVYSSRVISQGVVKRVEELLRGLINHED, from the coding sequence ATGGTGAATGTGAGAAGCATAGCCATAGCCTTAACAATGGTTGCGATCCTACTAACCTCAGCATACTTAACGCGCCTAATCACCCAACCAAGCCCCCACGTCTACACAGTAACCTCAACAACACCGGCACCACTCGTCCAATACTACGTTAATCAACCATCACTACTGAATAATACGCAATTAACATCATTAATCAAGGCCATTGCCAAGACTAACCTAGCCCCGGTCATTGAAGGCGCCATAACCGGGGAGGCTGGTAACACGTTACTTAGCCTCCTGGAGTTGAGGCAGTATAATGAATCCATGACTAAGGCGTTCCTTAACGGTAACTTAACTGGGGCTAGGTTAATTGCACTTAATGGTGTTAATGAGGCTTCAAGCATCTATAATTCACTAATCCCACTCCTGGCTAAGCTCATTAGCATACTACCCCCTGAGTATGGGCAGTACATTGAATCCTATAATAAGTCACTGGTGGATTACTTGATTAGGCTTAATGAATCATTCCTAAGGGTACTGAACACGAACTACACTGGAACAAGGATTATTATCCACGTTAACGCCACTAATGTAGTGCCCGGGGAGGGTTTAGTGGTTACGGGTAGGTTGATTAACGCCCTGGGTGAACCCATTGTTAACGCCTCAATAGCAGTAATGATTAATGATACCTTAATCAACGTGACTAAGACTAGTCTAGGTGGGTGGTTTAACTTAACCATAAGTTCACTGAGGGTTTACGGGCATGTGGTTGACTTAACCGCAGTCTTCAACTCATCAATATACTCAACCTACCTACCAGCCAGGGGTATTGTTAACATTACTGTTAACACCCTTAACTCAACAATCATCGCTGAGGCTAAGCCAACACTATGGGGTTCACCAATAATAATAATGGGTTTCGTTAATGGTTCAGGTAGGGTTGTTTCAATTAAGGCTGGTTCAATTAGGATTAACACAACCACTGATGAGTTAGGGTTCTTCAACGCATCAATACCCACAAGCCCCCTAAGGCCTGGTGTAGTCAATATCACCCTGTACGCCGAACCCAAGGGCCCCTACGCCCCAGTTTCACTTAGTATTAACGCCACAATAATCGCCCTAAGCCCCAGTGTTAAGGTTAAGGCACCAACCCTAGTCACCGGTATGCCTACGGGTATTGCGGTTGAGTTGACTCCACTTAATGCTACTGGGGTTAATGTAACCTTAGTGACTCCCAGTGGTAATGAGTCATTCATTTTAAGTAGGAGTCATGAAGTCATCCCTGTTAAACTACCGTTAACCCTTGGTTCAGGGGTCTACAAATTCACTATAGTGGCTGGTGGAAGACCACCCTACGCTCAATCAATACTCTACTTCAATGCACTAGTCATTAACCCTATTCAATTAACAGCACCCTTGATCCTTGCCTTAACCATACTACTAATGTATAATAGGAGGAGTATTAGTGGCCCTAGTGAACATGGGGTTAATGAGGTTAAGGTCCCTGTTAGTGGGGTTGAGGTTAAGCAGTTACCATTACTAATCCCCTATGATTCAAGTAGGCTCAATGACCCCAACGTGAGAATAATCGTAACCCAATTCTCCAAGGCTTTAAGGCATATTATTAACAAGACTGGTAACGCACCTAACCCCAGTGAGACACCAAGGGAGTACTTGAGTAGGGTCAGGGGCCTGTTGAGTAGTGGGGAGTACCTCACCGTTAGTGAGTTATTGGGTATTTACGAGGAGGCAGTATACTCCAGTAGGGTTATTAGTCAGGGTGTCGTTAAGCGTGTTGAGGAGTTGCTTAGGGGGTTGATTAACCATGAGGACTAG
- a CDS encoding ABC transporter substrate-binding protein produces MSGVMKAVILLLAVTLLVTTVVYAQQTFTVINAESSTYIYAPGIPVFNPYTPSNLVGVVSTWVPLAFYNPVTNHFWPILAENWTIQVLPNGSGILTVYLRRGLYWFNGSAVMPFTAWDVYTYFYIGVKAFKWYYPYMLPQYADEDIRVLDNYTIQFLFQKWSPTEWIFLLASQISTPYSVWEPIVDKLKTMNVTQTAKYSTNVTEFVPPYWGLSPYYLTFISTNTVVEKLEPMYFNGKPLLAIWDELFPFNTFNYYPEVESVYPGGNTQDLALEIAGKANWAYVGLSSQQIETAMQHGFKNINLYAWSTYAIAINAYNFPTNNMWLNLKFRQALLWVLNRTEMAAAWGLPGVPNSSWILPLWRNIPSPDYILSTYPQPIQNMVYDYMTYTVNWTKAAEILESAGFYEKNGQWYTPGGQPIKMTLMMPAQFTNQVAAVSNAAEQFSIFGIPTTTLAEDVATYSSHILITGDYQAADYFGPGLVSYYTGWSMWVNPFDSNLFINTSLPYPFQWPNGTCTPVTLSLPMPNSTIVTCINSTLGWINITNAEYAFYSAVPGSPQYEEAVEVLFAWWNYFVPQLEWGEKLEPQQWDPNVFDLDWAYECSNAPTVNMAIGPANLIAQYVVMPPQQVWGVPGVSGGVWMPGPLYFGGVVPPGVIPPLAEAMLNGSLWTKYANYANFLGITPGSFNLACVASYFHTIYTPVTASTTTSTTTVTSTAVATVTSTATVTSTSTVVSTTTTTAVSTVTITKPVVSTTLVIGIVIIVIVIAAVAAIIVLRRR; encoded by the coding sequence ATGAGCGGGGTCATGAAGGCAGTAATACTACTCCTTGCAGTAACACTACTGGTGACTACCGTGGTTTATGCGCAGCAGACTTTCACAGTTATTAATGCTGAATCAAGCACGTACATATATGCACCTGGAATACCAGTGTTCAACCCCTACACACCCAGTAATCTAGTGGGTGTTGTTTCCACGTGGGTTCCCCTAGCGTTCTATAACCCAGTTACTAATCATTTCTGGCCTATTCTTGCTGAGAATTGGACTATTCAGGTTTTGCCTAATGGTTCAGGTATTTTGACTGTTTACCTTAGGAGGGGCTTGTATTGGTTTAATGGTTCAGCGGTAATGCCTTTCACTGCTTGGGATGTTTACACATACTTCTATATTGGTGTTAAGGCGTTTAAATGGTACTACCCATACATGTTACCTCAATATGCTGATGAAGACATTAGGGTATTGGATAACTATACTATTCAATTCCTATTCCAGAAATGGAGCCCAACAGAGTGGATATTCTTGCTAGCAAGCCAGATTAGTACACCATACTCAGTATGGGAACCAATAGTGGATAAACTCAAAACAATGAACGTTACTCAGACGGCAAAGTACTCAACGAACGTAACGGAGTTTGTACCACCGTACTGGGGTTTAAGCCCATACTACTTAACCTTCATTAGCACTAATACTGTTGTTGAGAAGCTTGAGCCCATGTACTTTAACGGTAAGCCGTTATTAGCCATTTGGGATGAATTATTCCCATTCAACACATTCAACTACTACCCTGAAGTAGAGTCAGTGTACCCTGGTGGTAATACTCAAGACTTAGCCCTTGAAATCGCTGGTAAGGCTAATTGGGCATACGTTGGCTTATCATCACAGCAGATAGAGACAGCAATGCAGCATGGGTTTAAGAACATTAACCTTTACGCATGGTCAACCTACGCTATCGCCATTAACGCCTACAACTTCCCAACCAATAACATGTGGCTTAACCTTAAGTTTAGGCAAGCATTATTATGGGTCCTTAATAGGACTGAAATGGCAGCTGCATGGGGCTTACCTGGTGTACCTAATTCATCATGGATACTGCCTCTATGGCGTAACATACCAAGCCCAGACTACATACTCTCCACGTATCCTCAGCCAATACAGAACATGGTGTATGATTACATGACGTATACCGTTAATTGGACTAAGGCCGCTGAAATACTTGAGAGTGCTGGTTTCTATGAGAAGAATGGGCAATGGTATACTCCAGGTGGTCAACCAATTAAGATGACGCTAATGATGCCTGCCCAATTCACTAACCAGGTCGCCGCTGTTTCTAATGCTGCGGAGCAGTTTAGTATCTTTGGTATACCAACCACTACACTTGCTGAGGATGTTGCAACATACTCAAGTCATATACTGATAACTGGTGATTACCAGGCTGCTGATTACTTCGGGCCTGGTTTAGTAAGTTACTACACTGGTTGGTCAATGTGGGTTAATCCCTTCGACAGTAACCTATTCATAAACACATCATTGCCTTACCCATTCCAGTGGCCTAATGGAACATGCACACCAGTGACGTTATCATTACCCATGCCTAACTCCACTATAGTTACATGCATTAACTCAACCCTCGGTTGGATTAACATAACCAATGCTGAGTACGCCTTCTACTCAGCCGTACCAGGTAGTCCACAGTATGAGGAGGCTGTGGAGGTATTGTTTGCATGGTGGAATTACTTTGTGCCTCAACTAGAGTGGGGTGAGAAGCTTGAGCCGCAGCAGTGGGATCCTAATGTATTTGACTTGGATTGGGCGTATGAATGCTCCAATGCACCAACCGTTAATATGGCTATTGGTCCAGCCAACCTAATAGCTCAATACGTGGTTATGCCGCCTCAGCAGGTTTGGGGTGTTCCAGGTGTTTCAGGTGGCGTTTGGATGCCTGGTCCATTATACTTCGGTGGTGTTGTTCCTCCTGGCGTAATACCACCATTAGCGGAAGCTATGCTTAATGGTTCACTTTGGACTAAGTACGCCAATTACGCAAACTTCCTCGGCATAACACCAGGCAGCTTTAACTTAGCTTGCGTTGCATCGTACTTCCATACAATATACACTCCAGTAACCGCATCAACCACTACCTCAACAACCACTGTTACTTCAACTGCTGTTGCTACTGTGACTAGTACTGCCACTGTAACATCAACAAGCACAGTAGTAAGCACAACAACCACTACGGCTGTAAGCACAGTAACAATCACTAAACCAGTAGTATCAACAACACTAGTAATAGGAATAGTAATCATAGTAATAGTCATAGCAGCAGTAGCAGCAATAATAGTGTTAAGGAGGAGGTAA
- a CDS encoding AAA family ATPase, translating into MSSVTEALNRIRGFISGVFMGNDYAINVLLATVMAGGHALLMGPVGSGKTTLAKALAKAIGGSFKRVQVTNETLPSDILGFVAYTRDGEARVVKGPIFANVVLLDEINRAPPRTLSALLEAMQEAQVTLDGNPLQLPKPHVILATMNVEEVELGITRQLPIAVLDRFMASLTIGYVDRDNERRILSSLNSIESMVNSRDNNPKVIDDFLDLMDQASRVYASDDVIDYIMNITDAIRSDGRLLLPLSTRASISVLKLSRAIALLNGRDYVTPDDVKVAVPPALSHRIILRPEFANTLRPIDVINDALNRVQPPVYMVTE; encoded by the coding sequence ATGAGCAGTGTTACTGAGGCCCTTAACAGAATTAGGGGTTTCATTAGTGGAGTCTTCATGGGTAACGACTACGCAATTAATGTGCTCCTAGCCACAGTCATGGCTGGTGGCCACGCATTATTAATGGGGCCTGTGGGTAGTGGTAAGACAACCTTAGCCAAGGCCCTAGCCAAGGCCATTGGGGGTAGTTTCAAGAGGGTTCAGGTAACTAATGAGACACTCCCATCAGACATACTCGGCTTCGTGGCCTATACTAGGGATGGGGAGGCTAGGGTTGTTAAGGGTCCAATATTCGCCAACGTTGTTCTACTAGATGAGATTAATAGGGCCCCGCCAAGGACATTATCAGCCCTCCTTGAGGCAATGCAGGAGGCTCAGGTTACGTTGGATGGAAACCCGCTTCAATTACCTAAACCTCATGTGATTTTAGCCACGATGAATGTTGAGGAGGTGGAGTTGGGTATAACTAGGCAATTACCCATAGCCGTGTTGGATAGGTTCATGGCTAGTTTAACCATAGGTTACGTTGATAGGGATAATGAGAGACGCATCCTATCCAGTCTCAATAGTATTGAATCCATGGTGAATTCACGGGATAATAACCCTAAGGTCATTGATGACTTCCTGGACTTAATGGACCAAGCCTCTAGGGTTTACGCTAGTGATGATGTTATTGATTACATAATGAATATTACTGACGCCATTAGGAGTGATGGGAGGCTTCTACTACCATTAAGCACCAGGGCTTCAATAAGCGTACTTAAGTTATCAAGGGCCATAGCCCTACTCAACGGTAGGGATTACGTAACCCCAGATGACGTTAAGGTGGCTGTACCACCGGCATTAAGCCATAGGATTATTCTAAGGCCTGAATTCGCCAACACTCTAAGGCCCATTGATGTAATTAACGATGCACTCAATAGGGTTCAGCCACCAGTCTATATGGTAACTGAGTGA
- a CDS encoding DUF4350 domain-containing protein codes for MRTSLVAVALAMVVLLTILIAVSMAPTNIPYDVNNPNWDGYSRASALCGFKQLYGLSNVNNASLLILIPQTPPSARLINELRGFLTNGGWLVVLSNGLMYGNAVLSGLHVNVTIGGGVITDPLFNLGNPYVIIGTVVNTTIVNESLTVVLDNASPIVVSGGATVMAYSSQSSLVSSTVGPYPVMVYVKYGRGYLIVASTPSVFMNSLIGEFNNSQLLKALCVNRTVGFLEPLLANNPQLRLRGFFIEAYAYLSLRPVNYIMVMAPLIIASLALAKHKNT; via the coding sequence ATGAGGACTAGCCTAGTGGCCGTAGCCTTGGCGATGGTGGTCTTATTAACCATACTGATTGCTGTATCAATGGCGCCCACTAACATACCTTATGATGTCAATAACCCCAATTGGGATGGTTACTCCAGGGCCTCAGCCCTATGCGGGTTTAAGCAATTATACGGCTTGAGTAATGTGAATAATGCATCATTATTAATCCTGATACCGCAGACGCCTCCATCCGCTCGATTAATTAATGAGTTAAGGGGCTTCTTGACTAATGGTGGTTGGTTAGTAGTGTTGAGTAATGGTTTAATGTATGGGAACGCGGTTTTAAGCGGGCTCCACGTTAACGTGACTATTGGTGGTGGCGTTATTACGGATCCATTGTTTAACCTAGGTAACCCCTACGTGATAATAGGTACTGTGGTTAATACTACTATTGTTAATGAGTCATTAACCGTAGTCCTAGATAATGCGTCACCAATAGTGGTTTCAGGTGGCGCCACTGTTATGGCTTATTCAAGCCAATCCAGCCTAGTCTCCTCAACTGTGGGGCCTTACCCAGTCATGGTTTATGTTAAGTACGGTAGGGGTTACTTGATTGTTGCCTCAACGCCATCAGTCTTCATGAATTCACTCATTGGTGAATTCAATAATTCCCAACTCCTAAAGGCGTTATGCGTTAATAGGACTGTGGGGTTCCTTGAGCCACTGTTAGCCAATAACCCCCAGTTGAGGCTTAGGGGATTCTTCATTGAGGCCTACGCCTACTTAAGTCTAAGGCCTGTGAACTACATTATGGTTATGGCTCCATTAATCATAGCCTCATTGGCTTTGGCAAAACATAAAAACACTTAA
- a CDS encoding DUF58 domain-containing protein — translation MRLNTSVVRKILPALYILLGVSNPVVLASSVILLILELTHWGRRDEALTLVNIAVAGLIQFPLGLVLELAIIPILDSVLRLRRINQPLAYITPIAASVLIAYILINPYTALQLAVPLIYILLAMAISLVKLSLVRFTATTDGELRTVAGTPLQYRLRVIIRPRVNAEASIEAPGGIRVSEVTWGSGELRLGLTALFELGGVYRPLIRVQLRDVRGLVKVIKVIRHPPIIVTPRTQQALELAEGVLARASVYGVGDISDLREYEPGDPIRRIHWKKTAQLGKPVVKLLNEPYAPGDVLAFSYATNAVKLDKLGSLIVATVTQALLSGEYVNVALVNRSGELMFFKVTQGNFNETMRLILTNLENINASILGGGDYVGYLTVMHNALISRLTQATSGLRSPVIVGDGDLINWVCLRLRDFKCLLT, via the coding sequence ATGAGGCTTAACACCAGTGTGGTTAGGAAGATACTACCGGCATTATACATACTGCTTGGTGTAAGCAACCCAGTGGTGCTTGCCTCATCAGTAATACTCCTAATCCTTGAATTAACCCACTGGGGTAGGCGTGATGAAGCCTTAACGCTAGTTAACATAGCCGTAGCAGGCTTAATCCAATTCCCGCTGGGTTTAGTATTGGAATTAGCCATAATACCCATACTCGACTCAGTACTTAGGTTGAGGCGCATTAACCAACCCCTAGCCTACATAACACCCATAGCCGCCTCAGTGCTAATAGCCTACATACTCATTAACCCATACACTGCACTGCAATTAGCGGTGCCGTTAATCTACATTCTATTAGCCATGGCTATTAGCCTCGTTAAGCTTTCACTGGTTAGGTTCACGGCCACTACTGATGGTGAATTAAGAACCGTAGCCGGGACGCCGCTGCAGTATAGGCTTAGGGTCATTATTAGGCCTAGGGTTAATGCAGAGGCCTCAATAGAGGCCCCAGGCGGCATCAGGGTGAGTGAGGTTACGTGGGGTAGTGGTGAATTGAGGCTTGGGTTAACGGCATTGTTTGAACTGGGTGGTGTCTATAGGCCTTTAATCAGGGTTCAGTTAAGGGATGTGAGGGGGTTGGTTAAGGTCATTAAGGTAATTAGGCACCCACCTATTATCGTTACCCCAAGGACTCAGCAGGCCCTTGAATTAGCTGAGGGTGTTTTAGCCAGGGCCTCAGTGTACGGTGTTGGGGATATCTCAGACCTGAGGGAGTATGAGCCAGGTGACCCAATTAGGAGGATTCACTGGAAGAAGACTGCTCAATTAGGTAAGCCCGTGGTTAAGCTGCTTAATGAACCATACGCCCCAGGGGACGTGCTAGCCTTCTCCTACGCAACCAATGCCGTTAAGCTTGATAAACTAGGCAGCCTAATAGTGGCCACAGTGACCCAGGCATTATTGAGTGGTGAATACGTTAATGTAGCCTTAGTGAATAGGAGTGGTGAATTAATGTTCTTCAAGGTGACTCAGGGGAACTTTAATGAAACCATGAGGCTCATTTTAACTAACCTAGAGAACATTAATGCAAGCATCCTCGGTGGGGGTGATTACGTGGGTTACTTAACTGTGATGCATAATGCATTAATCAGTAGGCTAACCCAAGCCACCTCAGGTTTAAGGAGCCCCGTAATCGTGGGTGATGGGGACTTGATTAACTGGGTTTGCTTAAGGTTAAGGGACTTTAAATGCCTACTAACCTAA
- a CDS encoding nucleotidyltransferase domain-containing protein: protein MMDERLSMLREWREWARAVAEAVKRVRGDAEVYVIGGAVEGRLTVLSDIDVLIALPQSPSLQEAAKLRAEVWVEMERMGLPPHLPIELHIIGTEQLARYIKGKPVVRLA from the coding sequence ATGATGGATGAGAGGTTAAGCATGCTCAGGGAGTGGAGGGAATGGGCGAGGGCGGTGGCGGAGGCGGTGAAGAGGGTTAGGGGGGATGCGGAGGTTTACGTAATTGGGGGTGCAGTCGAGGGTAGGCTTACGGTACTAAGCGACATAGATGTACTCATAGCCCTACCACAAAGCCCAAGCCTCCAGGAGGCTGCAAAACTAAGGGCAGAGGTATGGGTTGAGATGGAGAGGATGGGACTACCACCACACTTACCAATAGAGCTGCACATAATAGGTACGGAACAACTAGCCAGGTACATCAAGGGGAAGCCCGTGGTGAGGTTAGCGTAG
- a CDS encoding HEPN domain-containing protein — protein sequence MSGEYPAILRRRAEAMLALAQRLLNEGEYDLAVLNAEYAAQLYLKSLLYRLTGEEWRGHGIRELLGALAVALKNLNQDEGADEVAEYVRRYRAYLAELEEGHVRSVYGVYSYGRDQAEALVSTAGNLISFLQKIERGVFGE from the coding sequence GTGAGCGGCGAGTACCCTGCTATTCTTAGGAGGAGGGCCGAGGCCATGCTGGCACTAGCTCAGAGGTTACTGAATGAGGGTGAGTATGATCTGGCAGTACTCAATGCGGAGTACGCAGCACAACTATACCTCAAAAGCCTACTCTATAGGTTAACTGGGGAGGAGTGGCGAGGGCACGGTATACGTGAACTCCTTGGGGCACTGGCCGTGGCGTTAAAAAACCTAAACCAGGATGAAGGGGCTGATGAGGTGGCGGAGTACGTTAGGAGGTATAGGGCGTATCTAGCGGAGTTGGAGGAGGGGCATGTTAGGTCCGTGTACGGTGTTTACAGCTACGGGAGGGACCAGGCGGAGGCCCTGGTCTCCACGGCAGGAAACCTCATAAGCTTCCTCCAAAAAATAGAGAGGGGGGTTTTCGGCGAATGA
- a CDS encoding SDR family oxidoreductase: MIILVTGVSSSPGYKTAVKLAGIHEVIGVYNEHPVNVPNATVVKADLTKDASRLINEYKPNVVIHTAAVGNVDQCEDQPDLCYRVNVETSRILLREAYRVGSAIYYLSTDYVFDGERGLYNEDDAPRPINYYGLSKLLAEEITRALGGSIIRVAWVYGTGPGRVNFGRTVVEKLSRGEVVNAIIDQWSSPTLNTIIGEAMLRLVESRFTGVLHVTGPRMSRFDFAKAIARYFKFNEDLVKPIRLSDVNYKARRPRDSSLSNKRALGILNIPLNDIDYALSIFKSELGI, encoded by the coding sequence ATGATAATACTTGTGACTGGGGTTAGTTCATCACCGGGCTATAAGACTGCTGTTAAATTGGCTGGGATTCATGAGGTTATTGGTGTCTATAATGAGCACCCTGTTAATGTGCCTAATGCCACTGTGGTTAAGGCTGATTTAACTAAGGATGCCTCAAGGTTGATTAATGAATATAAGCCCAATGTAGTTATTCACACGGCTGCCGTGGGTAATGTTGACCAGTGTGAGGATCAACCTGACTTATGCTATAGGGTTAATGTTGAGACCTCAAGGATACTCCTCAGGGAGGCTTATAGGGTTGGTTCAGCAATATACTACTTATCAACGGACTACGTCTTCGATGGTGAGAGGGGACTGTATAATGAGGATGATGCCCCAAGGCCAATTAACTACTACGGTTTAAGTAAGCTATTGGCCGAGGAGATAACTAGGGCCCTGGGTGGCTCAATTATTAGGGTTGCCTGGGTTTACGGCACTGGGCCTGGTAGGGTGAATTTCGGTAGGACTGTGGTTGAGAAGCTTTCAAGGGGTGAGGTGGTTAATGCCATTATTGATCAGTGGTCTTCACCAACATTAAACACCATAATTGGTGAGGCAATGCTTAGGCTAGTGGAGTCAAGGTTCACTGGGGTTCTTCACGTAACCGGCCCTAGGATGAGTAGGTTTGATTTCGCTAAGGCCATAGCCAGGTACTTTAAGTTTAATGAGGATTTGGTTAAACCAATTAGGCTGAGTGATGTTAATTATAAGGCTAGGAGACCGAGGGATAGTAGCTTAAGCAATAAGAGGGCTTTAGGCATCTTGAACATACCGTTGAATGACATAGATTACGCATTATCAATATTCAAGAGTGAACTAGGCATCTGA